Within the bacterium genome, the region GTGTGGAGGGAAGAGAACGGGGGATAGGGAATAGATTATTGGGATTGGATTATTGTAGGGGCGAGTCGTGCCTCGCCCAGGGAATGGTATGATGGGGATTTGATAATAGACATTAGGTGTAACAAAAAGGAAACGAATGATCTCATTCCACGAAGCGCGCAGTAAAATGCTGGAGGGCATAAAATCCCTGCCCCCAGAAAAATGCCGTCTGGCGGACCTCTTGGGCCGGGTGCTTGCCCAGGACATCACGGCCACGTTCGACATCCCGCCCAGGGATAACTCGGCCATGGACGGCTTTGCCGTCATCGCCTCCGATGTGGCCGGGGCTTCGGAGCAAAGTCCGGTGACCCTGCAGATCATCGAAGACGTTCCGGCCGGCCAGGTGGCCGCCATGTCCTTGAAACCGGGGCAGGCCATCAGGATCATGACAGGGGCGCAGATACCTGCTAATGCTGACAGCGTCATTCCGGTGGAAGAGACGTCAACGGGAATATCGAATACTGAAGTTAGAATATTGATGGCAGTCAGGCAAGGGGCCAATGTTCGCAGGCAGGGAGAGGATGTTACTGCAGGGCAATTGCTGATAACCAAGGGAACAAGATTGCGGCCGCAGGAGGTGGGTCTGATAGCTTCCTTGGGCTTGACCGAAGTCCTGGCTTCCAAACAGCCGGTGGCGGGGATCATCTCCAGCGGCAACGAGGTGGCCGCGCCGGGCCAGCCGCTGAAGCCGGGACAGATATACGACGCCAACCGTTTCAGCATCGGCGGGCAGGTGAAAGAGGCCGGGGCGGTGGTAAAAGATTACGGCATCATCGCCGACGATCTGGCAAAGATCAAGCAAACCCTGAACCAGGCGGCCCGGGAGTGCGATGTGGTCATCACTTCGGGCGGGGTCTCGGTGGGCGACTACGACCTGATGAAACAGGCTTTGTCCGAACTGGGGCAGATGAACTTTTGGCAGGTGAAACAGAAACCGGGAAAACCGCTGGCCTATGGGCATATCAACGGCAAGCCGGTGGTTGGGCTTCCGGGCAACCCGGTGTCCTCAATGGTGGTCTGCGACCAGTATGTCCGTCCGCTGCTGCTGAAGATGCAGGGCAGTCAAAACATTTTCAAAGTGCCGATAACAGCGGTCTGCGACCAGGCCGTAAAGAAACCCGCCGGTAAGACCCAATTTCTGCGGGCAAAAGTGAAATGGCAGGATGGAGCGTACCATGCTGTTCTTACCGGGCCACAGGGGTCTGGTATTTTGACCTCCATGGTCCAGGCCGACGGGCTGATGATACTGCCGGAGGAGTGCGAGGGAGTGAATCCGGGGGACACCGTGCACATTGAACTGTTCGGATGAACGGGACGCAGATGAACGCTGATTTTTCAACATGAAAACTTTAAACTGTAAACTGTAAATTCAGTAACTGGTGAAGCCATGCAGCCAATAATCTCCTTCGTCGGACATTCCAACTCCGGCAAAACAACGCTGATAGAGCAGATCGTCCGCATCCTCAGCCGCAAGGGCTACCGGGTCGGGGTGCTTAAGCACACCCACGGCGCCATCAAGGCCGACAAGCGCGGGACCGACACCGACAAGTTCCGCCTGGCCGGGGCCGGGATCTCGTCCATCACCGACGACAAACTGCTGGTGCGGTTCGAGGATGCCAAAAAACTGACCCCAAAAATAATAGCCAGTGCTTTGTCCAGGGAACTTGACCTGCTGATAATAGAGGGCTATAAGAAGGAATCGTTCCCCAAAGCGCTTTTTTCGGATGAACTTTCCTCGGTCAATCTTAAAGGCATCATCGCCACCATAGGCAAAAAGACCCCGCCGGACGGCAAGGTCAGGCATTTCAGCCCCTCAAAGCCGATTGAGATAGCCCGATGGCTGGAGCAGACCTTCATCCTGCCGGCCCGGAAGGACAGGGCGCTTCAGGTGCTGATCGACGGCAAACCATTGCCCATGAACCCCTTCGTCAGGAAGATGATCAAAGAGACCCTGGCCGGGATGCTGAAGAGCCTGAAAGGCGGGCGGGGCCGTAAGACCCAGATATTGATTGACTTTAGCACCAAAATGTAGTATCCTTATAGCCCTAATTGTATTCAGGAGACAAAGATGAAAAAAACATTGCTTTTTGCCGCACTGGCGGCATTGATCGTTGGCTGCGCCAAAAAGGAACAGCCCAAACCTGCGGCGGCCCCGGTTCCGGCCAAACCCGCATCCGTGGCTTTTGTGTGCTTTGTCAAGGGCGACGTCCAAAAGCTCATCAGCGGGACCTGGATGCCGGCCGTGCTGGGTGATTCGCTGTATGCCGGAGACTGTCTGAATATCACCGACAAGGCGGAACTTGAGCTTAATGATGCCCAGGGCAAATTGGTAAAACTGCTGGGACCCCAGACCGACGAAGTGACCACCTTGCTGCAGAAGGCTGCTGTGGCCCC harbors:
- the mobB gene encoding molybdopterin-guanine dinucleotide biosynthesis protein B, with protein sequence MQPIISFVGHSNSGKTTLIEQIVRILSRKGYRVGVLKHTHGAIKADKRGTDTDKFRLAGAGISSITDDKLLVRFEDAKKLTPKIIASALSRELDLLIIEGYKKESFPKALFSDELSSVNLKGIIATIGKKTPPDGKVRHFSPSKPIEIARWLEQTFILPARKDRALQVLIDGKPLPMNPFVRKMIKETLAGMLKSLKGGRGRKTQILIDFSTKM
- a CDS encoding molybdopterin molybdotransferase MoeA, yielding MISFHEARSKMLEGIKSLPPEKCRLADLLGRVLAQDITATFDIPPRDNSAMDGFAVIASDVAGASEQSPVTLQIIEDVPAGQVAAMSLKPGQAIRIMTGAQIPANADSVIPVEETSTGISNTEVRILMAVRQGANVRRQGEDVTAGQLLITKGTRLRPQEVGLIASLGLTEVLASKQPVAGIISSGNEVAAPGQPLKPGQIYDANRFSIGGQVKEAGAVVKDYGIIADDLAKIKQTLNQAARECDVVITSGGVSVGDYDLMKQALSELGQMNFWQVKQKPGKPLAYGHINGKPVVGLPGNPVSSMVVCDQYVRPLLLKMQGSQNIFKVPITAVCDQAVKKPAGKTQFLRAKVKWQDGAYHAVLTGPQGSGILTSMVQADGLMILPEECEGVNPGDTVHIELFG